The Vanrija pseudolonga chromosome 1, complete sequence genomic sequence CCAGAGGTTTGGTGCCCACGTGGCGGAAACTGCAACAGCGCAGCAGCATTCTCCTTCGCATGCAATTCAATCACCCAGTCCTGCGGTGCCTGTTCCGTACGTTCAAATGGGCGTCAGCCTCGAGGTATGGCAATGTGTGGTCACCACAGAACCACATAGGTCCAGTACAGAATCAGTTAACACAGCTCCCAAATCTTCCCCAgcagcttgccctcgccggTAATTGTCCGAGTATTTCCATGCATCGGACTCCCAATTTTGCCTGAGCGGGTCCAGACGACTCCATGACTGTGGAGACGGGCACGTGTGCATCCTCGCTACTGTACTGCGGAAGGTCAGTGGTGTTGACAACGAAAGTAAAATCATCGACAGCCAAAACAAATCAAACTTACACAGAGGGTCCCTGAAGTCTTCGAAACGTCAGCGATAGCAAGCAGGAGGAACATACGCTTCTGGCTATTGTGCCGGAATCCAACCTTCGTCTTGAAGTCCTCTCTAGTCCTCTGATCCTTGAAGGCCTTTGCCTGCTTCTTTGCCCACGTTGCCTCTCCAGCGTTCCTCGCCTTAACCACTTCGAGCCCACGACCGTATGCTCCATGGCCACCAGCCACGGGAACTAAGCTCGAGGTGGGGTCCGCGAGGCGTTGACGAACCAATGCAAGCTTGGCCCTGGCCGGGTCTTCCTGTGGCTCGCTGGAGGGGCGGTGACGCTGGGCATAGTACACCTTGAGTGCCTTGTGGCCAATGGTGCGTCCCGAAGGCAGTGTGAGAGACAGCCCATCGGCAGTGAGGTGAGGCATTCCGGCGTTCTGATGTCAGCCCCTGCCCGTCATGCACGCCGCTCACATGTGTGTCGCTATCATTGTCGTCCTCAACATCTTCCCAGTCCGATTCACCAGCACCTCCGAAGTTGTAGTAATCGGATAGCTCCACTCGATCTTCCTCGGTATCGTACGCAATCTTGCAGTGGGACTTGTCGATCATGTGCTTGCGCACGGCTTCCAAGCTTCCAAACTCCTTGCCACCGTTGGGGCAGTAGAGGCACAGGTTGCCGAGCGCCACCTTTTCTCCCAGGTAACCCAGCAGCCCGTCGATATCGATGAGCAGCTCTTGGTCAGGAATGAAGAAGCTGTGGATACTCGACATGTGTGCCAGGTTTGCCTGtacgtcggcggcacggtGGTTGCAGAAAAGACAGTCCATCGGGCCAATCTttctgcgcgaggcggcgatggcggctTCGATGTCCATCTCTTCGTCACTCTCCTCCTCAGCATCATCAACCTCCATGGCGGGTTGATACGCGGCtgttgacgaggagggtACTTGATCAGCGGAGATAGGAGTAGCTGCCGAAGCAGGGGTACGCGCTAACGCCGCCTCTCGCTCGCGATGTTTCTTGGACTGGACATGAGAGCGGTACGAGTTGTCAGTGGAGAATTGCTTGCTGCCGAATGTCAGCATGGCGAGAGCCACGGGTGAATCACCTGCACGCGTTGCAAATCATGTCTCGGGGGTCGGGGCGCACAGCGTTTTGTTCGCGACGCTCGATCACCTTCTCGTTGAAGGCGGATGCCGATACGGGAGGCAAGTTGGCGACTCTGCGCTTCATGTTGTAACGGTGCCAGTCGGTGCCGAAGTGAGACCGCTGCTCTTCAGCAGTCTCAAAGGCGATTCGGCATGATATACAGGTGAACATTGTGAGCCGAATGGGCGACAGTGGTGATTGATAATGGTTGAAGTGAAGAG encodes the following:
- the SPCC550.15c gene encoding Cytoplasmic 60S subunit biogenesis factor5c translates to MFTCISCRIAFETAEEQRSHFGTDWHRYNMKRRVANLPPVSASAFNEKVIERREQNAVRPDPRDMICNACSKQFSTDNSYRSHVQSKKHREREAALARTPASAATPISADQVPSSSTAAYQPAMEVDDAEEESDEEMDIEAAIAASRRKIGPMDCLFCNHRAADVQANLAHMSSIHSFFIPDQELLIDIDGLLGYLGEKVALGNLCLYCPNGGKEFGSLEAVRKHMIDKSHCKIAYDTEEDRVELSDYYNFGGAGESDWEDVEDDNDSDTHNAGMPHLTADGLSLTLPSGRTIGHKALKVYYAQRHRPSSEPQEDPARAKLALVRQRLADPTSSLVPVAGGHGAYGRGLEVVKARNAGEATWAKKQAKAFKDQRTREDFKTKVGFRHNSQKRMFLLLAIADVSKTSGTLCVSLICFGCR